The Liquorilactobacillus nagelii DSM 13675 DNA window AAAATGCAGCTACTGTTGATACAATATTGTTTAACCAATAAAAGAAAAAATAGATTGGAATTATCCCGATCAACTCCCAATGTTGACCCGCTAGACTGTGTTTATTAATTAAGTTAGCTGTCAAATAAAACAGCAATGTTACCAAGTAATAAGCACAAAATGTATCAAGCCGCAAATTTAAGTTATGCAATAGTTGATAATCAAAAACTAGACTTAATAATGATAGAGACACCAAAAAAATCCATAGATAGCTTAAGGTCATATCTAGCAACAGCCATCTTTTACTAGCCGATAAAAATGGTAATTTTAAAATATGACTTTGCCAGACTTCTAATCCACCACGTGCCCAACGAATACGTTGTCTAAAAAAACCTTTAACCGTCTCAGAAACTCGGATATAACACAATGCTTCTGGAATATAACCGCAACGATATTCTGAATCGTACAATTTCCAAGTAGCAGCTATGTCCTCGGTTAAAGCTTGTTCATTCCAACCACCAATCCCTCTAAGTGCCTCAGTTCGATAAAGTGTTAAGACTCCAGAAACGGTAAGGATTAATCCACAAAAAAAATATTGCGCTCGTTTTATACAATCAATATTAAAAAAATATTCGATAAACTGTAATTTAGCAATCAGTTTAGTTTTATTCAGCACCATTGGCCGGCCAGTTACAGCTGCCAAATCAGCTTTGCCTTGAATTCCCGTAACCAAACGACGCAAAGCCCCCTTTTCAAGGATTGAATCCGCATCGACACATAAGATAAATTCTGCTGTGCTGGCTTTCAATGCCATATTCAACGCATGTGCCTTTCCTTGATTGACAGTTAACTTGATTAATTCAATTTGCTGGTTAAAATCACGCTTGGCTAATACCATCTGTTTGAAGGTCTGATCATCACTACCGTCATCGACTAACACAATTCGAAAATTTTTATAGTTTTGCTGACAAAGAGACTTAACTGACTGATACAATAATTGTTCTTCGTTATGACATGCCATAAAAACATCAACAGCTGGTTCAGCAAGAAGTTTTTCTTTCTGAATATTTTTTTCTTTCCTCAATGCTAAATAGCTTGAACCCAATATCCAAACAAAGGACATAAATATCGGATAATAAAGTTCAAAAATCCCAATCATCAATCTCACCCCTTTTATACAAAGCGTCATTTATTATTCTTTTTAAATAGAAAACATTTAAAAAAATTGATAAGCAAACAGTTCGCTAACAAAAGCAACAATCAAAAGCTCATTTAGTTACGATTATTTTAATTACTCATTAGTAATAACCGTTTTAAGATACTTTTGTAACTTAAAACTGCCTTCGAAAAAAGTTTAACATATTACCCACATTTAATAAAGTATTTATTTCCACAAAAAAATCGCTGAAAATATTAATCTTTTTCAGCAATTATTTAGTAAAGCTCTTCAATTTTTCTAATCAGTTATATGAACAAATTTTTTGCAATAATCGCTGGACACTTGCAGCATAACTGCTGCCAAATTTATTCAAATGAACCATTAAATAGTACAATTGATAAAAATCCAACCGCTGGTGATATCCTGAATTCAATGGCAATACTTGTTGATATCCAGTATAAAACTCATTTGTAAAGCCGCCAAAAACAGTTGATACTCCTAAGTCAAATTCGCGATCTCCGTATAAAGCAGCTGGATCAATTAATGCTGGCCGACCATCTGTTAAGAAAACAAAATTTCCTGCCCAAAGATCACCATGCAGTAAAACCGGCTGAGATTGATGCTGCTCTAAAGTGGTCATGATTATTTTTCGTGCCACGTTATACAACTGCTCTTCTGGATTACCCCACAACCGATCATGCTCCAATTGCCATGCCAACTTATCTAACCGTCGCTGAACAAAAAGTTCAATCCAACTTGCTGTCCAAGAATTATCAAAAGATATACTCGTTCCGACATACGGGTAATCATACCCAAATTTACCATTAGGACTTAGGGTTTGATGAAGTTTAGCCACTAATTCACCTAGTTGAAATTGATTACCAGTTCGCTGGGTTGCTAAAAAGTCCAACAATAAATAAGCATCCCCTTGAATTCTCCCGCTAGCCAAGACGCGCGGTGCTAAAATTCCAGCTTGTTGAAAATCTCGCAAACCGGCTATTTCACCTTGATAGAAACTTTGTGGTTGCTGTGGTTGAACTAATAAAAAATAATCCTTACTACTAGTAGTTAGCCGATATGCCTGATTAACATCGCCCCCACCTACTCGCTGACAGGAGACTATTTTTTTAATTGGTAATTTGCTTAACCATTTTCCATCCATGAGATCGCTTCCTTTTTGATGAAACTACTATTTATTTCATTAAATTCAAACTAATCAATTGCAATTAAAAAAGTTACGGATATATAATAAGTGCGTACCAATTAAATACTATGTGCGGACCAGTTAAGGAGGAACAAATTTTTATGGCATACAAAACAATTAATCCATATAATAATGAATTAATCAAAGAATATCCTAACGCTACCGATGCTGAAATTTCAAATGCTTTAGCTCTAGGAGACAAACTTTATCATCAGTGGAAAAAAGAACCTGTCAGTTCACGTCAGACTAAGCTTCATGAAATTGCTGATTTAATGCGGCAAAAAAGTGAAGAATTAGCCAAGGTCTTAACTGTTGAAATGGGTAAATTAATTGGTGAAGCTCGTGGAGAAGTTGAACTTTGTGCTTTGATTGCCGATTATTTTGCTGACCACAGTGAGACCGGCTTACAGCCAACAACGATCAAAACTTCAGCCGGCAATGCTCAAGTTGTTAATGAGGCCGTTGGTGTTTTGATGATGGTTGAACCATGGAACTTTCCTTATTACCAAATCATGCGAGTCTTTGCACCGAACTTTATGATTGGTAATCCAATGGTATTGAAACATTCTTCCAACACTCCAACTTCAGCCGTTGAGTTTGAAAAAATTATTAAAGAAGCTGGCGCTCCTGATGGCAGTTTAACCAACCTATTCTTAAGTCATGATCAAGTTGACCAAGTTATCGCTGATCCACGGATTCAAGGTGTGGCTTTAACCGGTTCTGAACGTGGTGGTAGCTCAGTTGCTCAAGCAGCTGGTAAATACTTGAAAAAATCTTCAATGGAATTAGGTGGCAGCGATGCTTTTGTCGTCTTAGGTGATGCTGACCTTGACCAAGTTATCAAGACAGCAGCACGGGCACGAGCTTATAACGCTGGACAAGTTTGCACTTCTTCCAAACGTTTTATCGTTGCTGATAATTTATATGATGAATTCTTGAAACGCTTAGCCGCTGAGTTTGCTAAATTAAAACCCGGCGATCCATTAGATGAAAAAACAACTTTGGCACCATTATCTTCAGCTAAGGCAAAACAGACTCTGCAAAAACAAGTTGATGATGCAGTTACTGCTGGTGCTAAAGTTTATTTTGGCAATCAACCAATTAATTTGTCCGGCCAATTTTTCCAACCAACAATTTTAACTGATATTAAACATGATAATCCAGCTTTCTATCAAGAAATGTTTGGTCCAGTTGCTCAAGTTTACCGTGTAAGCTCCGAGTCAGCTGCGATTGAATTAGCCAACGATTCTCATTATGGTTTAGGTGGAATTGTCTTTAGCGGCGATGCAGCTCATGGTAAAAAAGTTGCTGAACAAATCGAAACCGGTATGGTTTTCGTTAATAGTCCATTATATACCTTACCAGAATTGCCATTTGGCGGCATCAAGCGTTCTGGCTACGGCCGTGAAATGAGCAGCATTGGTTTGAAAGCTTTCGTCAATGAAAAGCTGATTGTAACTAATGATCACCCTGACTTTGAAAATGTGAATGGTGGTTTATTCTAAAACTAAAAATTATCAATTGAAAAACAGCATTGCAAGTCGTAATTGCAATGCTGTTTTTTTCTTGCTTGAACTTTTTTAAACAAAATCTTGGTAGCTAATCAATTTGAAGCATATAATAACAATATCTAATTGATTGGGGATGGTTTTTTGCTGGCAAAACTCAACTTGAAAAAACTACCAGAATGGCAACGTAACTTAGCTGTTTTATGGTTAGGTTGCTTCGTAGCCGGGGTGGGGTTCAGCGAAATTGCTCCCTTCCTATCACTTTACGTCGAACAATTAGGCAGCTTTGACAAAAGCACTCTTTCACTGTATAGCGGGATTACTTATGCTGTGACTTTTTTTGTTGTAGCAGTCGTTTCGCCTTTATGGGGAAAATTAGCTGATCGACGTGGCCGCAAGTTAATGCTGCTGCGCTCTTCACTAGGACTGGCAATTGTGATTGGTGCTTGTGGATTTGTTCATCAAGTCTGGACTTTAATTTTGCTGCGATTCCTTCAGGGATTATGTGCTGGTTATATTCCAAACGCAACGGCTTTAATTGCAACTGAAACCCCTAAAGCTAAAAGTGGCTCTGCTCTGGGAATCCTAACAACGGGCTATGTTTCAGGAAATTTGATTGGACCAATTATCGGTGGTGTTTTAGCACAAGTCTTTTCAATTCGTATGACTTTTGTTCTAACTGGCGGCCTACTGCTGATAGTCTTTTTTCTTAGTTGGTTTGGAGTTCACGAAGATTTCAAACCAGCGGCTGTTCCTAAAACCCAGCATCAACCTTCATTATTACAACAAGTTGCTGATCCACGAACTATTATTGTTCTATTATTTTCAACAATGATTATTCAAATGGGCAACAATTCAATTACTCCAATTATCAGTTTGTTTGTCAAAGAACTAATGCATGGAGTCGGGCCCATTACAATTGCTGCTGGTGTAATTGCTGCTTTGCCTGGAATTTCCACCTTAATTTCGGCCCCCCGGCTGGGTGCTTGGGGGGATGAACATGGCCCAGGCAAAGTATTGTTATTTGGTTTTTTATTTGCCATCGTAATGTATATTCCACAAGGGTTAGTAACAAGCGTCTGGCTTCTTGGCATATTACGTTTCATGATTGGAATCTCTGATGGAGCTCTTTTTCCAACCGTTCAAACCTTGTTAGCTAAAGGTACTCCACAGCATTTAACCGGAAGTATCTTCAGCTGGAACCAATCATTTCAAGCACTTGGCAGCATGCTAGGTTCCTTATTAGGTGGACTTGTCTCAAACTGGTTTGATTATAATGGTGTTTTTAGTTTCACCGCCTTGTCCTTGACACTAAACTTATTGTTAATTCTTTGGCTAATCCCCGCTTTAAGGCCCAAGTTTCAGCATTAATTGCGGAGTTTAATAATTTCTTGATAATTTTAAAAGAATTCCAAGTTTAACATCACACTTTATTCACATTTATCCAGTAAAGTAATCCTTGTAACCTGATAAAACTTTTCATTTCTTTCCCTTTGATTTTTCGCTAAGATCTCCCCCCAAGCAGATCTTAGCGCTAGTCATATTACAGAAACTCCCCCCAGTTTCTGCAGTTACAGTTGCGGATAAAATTTCAATTTTATCCGCAACTTTTTTTATATTTGAATACTTTCTTGTTATAATAGTTGTAGAGCTATTAGCACTTTGCTAGATTCGGAGTTTACCTATAATTGACTGTAAAACCATTAATAGTATAATGAAACTAGCTAATCTTTCCGGAAATGCAAATATAAGGAGTAAGTTAAATGACAGCATCCATCAAAATCCTAACTGATTCTTCGGTACAATTAACTGCCGCGGAAATCAAAAAATATCAGATTGAAATTGTGCCGCTTTCTGTTGAAATCGACGGCCAAAGCTTTGTTGACGGCGAAAACATTTCACGACCTGAGTTAATTGATAATTTGCGGGCTGGAAAATATCCTAAAACTAGTCAACCACCTTTAGGACGTTTTGTCGAAGCTTATGATCGGTTGGGAGCTGATGGAAGCGAAGTTATCGCAATTGTTTTGTCTGATGTTCTAAGCGGTACTTTTACAACTGCTCAAACTGCAGCTACAATGAGTAATACCAAAGTTACTGTTATTAACAGCAAGTCAACTGATCGTGGGCAGGCTTTCCAAGTCTTAGCTGCCGCTCAGGATGCGCAAGCCGGTAAAACAGTAGCAGAGATTCAACAACATTGCCAAGAAGTTCATCAACGAACCCGTATTAATGTTTTGATTGATAATCTTGATTGTTTAGTTAAGGGTGGCCGACTGAGTCGCTTTGCCGGGGCAATCACTAAACTAATTAACTTAAAAGTAATTGTGCAGTTGAACGAAAATAGCCTAGATGTTGTCGTTAAAGGCCGTAGCCGCAAAACTTTTGTTAAGTTCTGCGAAGGACTTGCTGAGCGACATCAAAATAACCCGATTCAGGATCTTTCGTTATCAAATGTTGGTACTGATCCTGAATTCCTAGAACGTTTAAAAAACCTGATCTTGCCAACAGCTAATCAGACTAACTACTTGGCTGAATTGACTAGCCCAATTATTATGACTCATACTGGCTTGAATGCTGTCGGTGTGATTACTCTTTCAGAAAAACCTGATGTAGACTAACTGAAATAACTAAAGGGAGCAAATCGTTAATTACGATTTGCTCCTTTAGTTAAATTTTATTATTTTGCACCAGTTATTTGATTAAAGTAAAGTGCCCATACGTGTTATAGATTTAATATAAAAAAGATGAATAAAAGTTTCCAACCCTGTTATATCTAAAAATGAGCGCCCAAAGCATTTGATTGTGATTAACACCGCACCTGGATTTATTATCTTATCATAACACTTGCTGGCTAACCTTTTTTAGACCAAATCAATTAAAAATATATTTTTTTATACTTTAATTTTTAACTTCCAGGTGCCGTCGACCTACTAACCAAATTAAAAATAAAGCTAATAACGCTTCAATTACAATCAAGACTCCTCGATTTGCCAAAGCAGATCCGCCAAGATAAACCCCAACAATCACCGCGACAACAACTAAAGTAATCATTATTACCCACTGGCCACGACTAAAGGCTTGACCATATTTGTTTTCACGACGAGTTATTAGTGGCAGAATAGCCCCCAAACCGATTAAAACAGTTATCGCAACAATATTAATGATCAATTCATACCACCAAGTAGAACTAAATTCAGTCACATCCTGTGGG harbors:
- a CDS encoding MFS transporter; protein product: MAKLNLKKLPEWQRNLAVLWLGCFVAGVGFSEIAPFLSLYVEQLGSFDKSTLSLYSGITYAVTFFVVAVVSPLWGKLADRRGRKLMLLRSSLGLAIVIGACGFVHQVWTLILLRFLQGLCAGYIPNATALIATETPKAKSGSALGILTTGYVSGNLIGPIIGGVLAQVFSIRMTFVLTGGLLLIVFFLSWFGVHEDFKPAAVPKTQHQPSLLQQVADPRTIIVLLFSTMIIQMGNNSITPIISLFVKELMHGVGPITIAAGVIAALPGISTLISAPRLGAWGDEHGPGKVLLFGFLFAIVMYIPQGLVTSVWLLGILRFMIGISDGALFPTVQTLLAKGTPQHLTGSIFSWNQSFQALGSMLGSLLGGLVSNWFDYNGVFSFTALSLTLNLLLILWLIPALRPKFQH
- a CDS encoding DegV family protein, which encodes MTASIKILTDSSVQLTAAEIKKYQIEIVPLSVEIDGQSFVDGENISRPELIDNLRAGKYPKTSQPPLGRFVEAYDRLGADGSEVIAIVLSDVLSGTFTTAQTAATMSNTKVTVINSKSTDRGQAFQVLAAAQDAQAGKTVAEIQQHCQEVHQRTRINVLIDNLDCLVKGGRLSRFAGAITKLINLKVIVQLNENSLDVVVKGRSRKTFVKFCEGLAERHQNNPIQDLSLSNVGTDPEFLERLKNLILPTANQTNYLAELTSPIIMTHTGLNAVGVITLSEKPDVD
- a CDS encoding glycosyltransferase, which produces MIGIFELYYPIFMSFVWILGSSYLALRKEKNIQKEKLLAEPAVDVFMACHNEEQLLYQSVKSLCQQNYKNFRIVLVDDGSDDQTFKQMVLAKRDFNQQIELIKLTVNQGKAHALNMALKASTAEFILCVDADSILEKGALRRLVTGIQGKADLAAVTGRPMVLNKTKLIAKLQFIEYFFNIDCIKRAQYFFCGLILTVSGVLTLYRTEALRGIGGWNEQALTEDIAATWKLYDSEYRCGYIPEALCYIRVSETVKGFFRQRIRWARGGLEVWQSHILKLPFLSASKRWLLLDMTLSYLWIFLVSLSLLSLVFDYQLLHNLNLRLDTFCAYYLVTLLFYLTANLINKHSLAGQHWELIGIIPIYFFFYWLNNIVSTVAAFYHLFDRKERASWESSDRGKLR
- a CDS encoding fructosamine kinase family protein; amino-acid sequence: MDGKWLSKLPIKKIVSCQRVGGGDVNQAYRLTTSSKDYFLLVQPQQPQSFYQGEIAGLRDFQQAGILAPRVLASGRIQGDAYLLLDFLATQRTGNQFQLGELVAKLHQTLSPNGKFGYDYPYVGTSISFDNSWTASWIELFVQRRLDKLAWQLEHDRLWGNPEEQLYNVARKIIMTTLEQHQSQPVLLHGDLWAGNFVFLTDGRPALIDPAALYGDREFDLGVSTVFGGFTNEFYTGYQQVLPLNSGYHQRLDFYQLYYLMVHLNKFGSSYAASVQRLLQKICSYN
- a CDS encoding NAD-dependent succinate-semialdehyde dehydrogenase, with amino-acid sequence MAYKTINPYNNELIKEYPNATDAEISNALALGDKLYHQWKKEPVSSRQTKLHEIADLMRQKSEELAKVLTVEMGKLIGEARGEVELCALIADYFADHSETGLQPTTIKTSAGNAQVVNEAVGVLMMVEPWNFPYYQIMRVFAPNFMIGNPMVLKHSSNTPTSAVEFEKIIKEAGAPDGSLTNLFLSHDQVDQVIADPRIQGVALTGSERGGSSVAQAAGKYLKKSSMELGGSDAFVVLGDADLDQVIKTAARARAYNAGQVCTSSKRFIVADNLYDEFLKRLAAEFAKLKPGDPLDEKTTLAPLSSAKAKQTLQKQVDDAVTAGAKVYFGNQPINLSGQFFQPTILTDIKHDNPAFYQEMFGPVAQVYRVSSESAAIELANDSHYGLGGIVFSGDAAHGKKVAEQIETGMVFVNSPLYTLPELPFGGIKRSGYGREMSSIGLKAFVNEKLIVTNDHPDFENVNGGLF